In the Mycolicibacterium thermoresistibile genome, one interval contains:
- a CDS encoding OsmC family protein: MTELWVERTGARRYTGRSSRGAEVLIGSEDVEGVFTPGELLKIALAACSGMASDQPLRRRLGDDYPATIRVSGAADREQERYPLLEEKLELDLSGLSEQERDRVLTVVQRAIDQVCTVGRTLQSGTKVDFEVVDVGRD, translated from the coding sequence ATGACCGAACTGTGGGTTGAGCGGACGGGAGCGCGGCGTTACACCGGCCGCAGCAGCCGGGGAGCCGAGGTGCTCATCGGCTCCGAGGATGTCGAGGGCGTGTTCACGCCCGGTGAGCTGCTCAAGATCGCGCTGGCGGCGTGCAGCGGCATGGCCAGCGATCAGCCGTTGCGGCGCAGGCTGGGGGACGACTATCCGGCCACCATCCGGGTCTCCGGCGCCGCGGACCGCGAACAGGAGCGCTACCCACTGCTGGAGGAGAAGCTGGAGCTGGATCTGTCCGGGCTGTCCGAACAGGAGCGGGACCGTGTGCTCACGGTGGTGCAGCGGGCCATCGATCAGGTCTGCACCGTGGGCCGCACGCTGCAGTCCGGCACCAAGGTGGACTTCGAGGTGGTCGACGTTGGACGCGACTGA
- a CDS encoding acylphosphatase — MDATDRRDEPEVRLTAWVHGHVQGVGFRWWTRSRALELGLTGYAANKPDGRVQVVAQGPRSACEQLLALLRGGQTPGRVDTVVADWTEPGDPIDGFTER, encoded by the coding sequence TTGGACGCGACTGACCGGCGTGACGAGCCCGAGGTGCGGCTGACCGCGTGGGTGCACGGGCACGTCCAGGGTGTCGGTTTCCGCTGGTGGACCCGGTCGCGGGCGCTCGAGCTCGGCCTGACCGGTTATGCCGCCAACAAACCCGACGGCCGGGTGCAGGTCGTCGCGCAGGGGCCGCGGTCCGCCTGCGAACAACTGCTGGCGTTGTTGCGCGGCGGGCAGACACCCGGACGGGTGGACACCGTGGTCGCCGACTGGACCGAACCCGGCGACCCGATCGACGGGTTCACCGAGCGATGA
- the smc gene encoding chromosome segregation protein SMC gives MYLKSLTLKGFKSFASPTTLRFEPGITCVVGPNGSGKSNVVDALTWVMGEQGAKTLRGGKMEDVIFAGTSSRAPLGRAEVTLTIDNSDNSLPIEYSEVSITRRMFRDGGSEYEINGSSCRLMDIQELLSDSGIGREMHVIVGQGKLAEILESRPEDRRAFIEEAAGVLKHRKRKEKAVRKLEAMSANLARLTDLTTELRRQLKPLGRQAEVARRAQTIQADLRDARLRLAADDLVTRKAEFDNTNAAEATLRREHDEVSERLAVATAELQAQEAAVARLTERAELAQQTWFRLSALAERVGATVRIATERAQHLDTEPEISTGPDPDELEAEADEMAAREAQLQAELAESREQLEAARAELAEREHAAAEAERAHLAAARAEADRREGVARLAGQVDTMRTRVESIDETVARLSVSIEEAAARVEQAQAEFETVQARVGELDAGEVGLDEHHERTVAALRLADERVTELQAAERSAERQVASLRARIEALSVGLERKDGAAWLLENLGDAGLFGSVANLIRVREGYQAAIAAVLGAAADAVAAEDFGAARAAVAALKESDSGRAAIVLGHWSGAVPPIEAALPRGAVWAVDLVEVPDRILGAITAMLHGVVVVDDLTTGLDLVTAQPQLRAVTVDGDLVGAGWIAGGSDRKPSTLEIAAEIDKARAELEAAEKQVGELSAALSGALAEQQARQDAAEQALAALNESDAAISAIYETLGRLGQDVRAAQNEYQRLTRQRDELEANRTRTVEELAELEERLRNAEQEPIFDVEPVDRQASQAAAEAARAVEVEARLAVRTAEERANAVRGRADSLRRAAAAEREARERARRAREARAHAAAVAAAVAESGRLVAQRLGAVVAVAARTRDELAAERQQRAEALARVREEVNELGARITALTDALHRDEVAKAQAAMRIEQLETQVLEQFGMSADDLIAEYGPHVPLPPTELEMAEYEQALERGEQVTKPAPMPYDRATQERRAKRAERELAELGRVNPLALEEFAALEERYNFLSTQLEDVKAARKDLLDVIADVDQRILQLFAEAYTDVEREFREVFATLFPGGEGRLLLTDPNDMLTTGVEVEARPPGKKIKRLSLLSGGEKSLTAVAMLVAIFRARPSPFYVMDEVEAALDDVNLRRLISLFEQLRERSQLIVITHQKPTMEVADALYGVTMRDDGITTVISQRLRGQELVAQPG, from the coding sequence GTGTACCTCAAGAGTCTGACGCTGAAGGGGTTCAAATCCTTCGCCTCGCCGACGACTCTGCGTTTCGAGCCCGGGATCACCTGCGTCGTCGGTCCCAACGGATCGGGCAAATCCAACGTCGTCGACGCGCTCACCTGGGTGATGGGTGAGCAGGGCGCCAAGACTCTGCGCGGCGGCAAGATGGAGGACGTCATCTTCGCCGGGACCTCGTCGCGTGCGCCGCTGGGCCGCGCCGAGGTGACGCTCACCATCGACAACTCCGACAACTCACTGCCCATCGAATACTCCGAGGTGTCGATCACCCGGCGCATGTTCCGAGACGGCGGCAGCGAATACGAGATCAACGGCAGCAGTTGCCGGCTGATGGACATCCAGGAACTGCTCAGCGACTCCGGTATCGGCCGGGAGATGCACGTCATCGTCGGGCAGGGCAAACTCGCCGAGATCCTCGAGTCCCGCCCGGAGGACCGCCGCGCGTTCATCGAGGAGGCCGCCGGTGTGCTCAAACACCGCAAACGCAAGGAGAAGGCGGTCCGCAAACTCGAGGCGATGTCGGCCAACCTGGCCCGTCTCACCGATCTGACCACCGAACTGCGCCGCCAGCTCAAACCGTTGGGCCGGCAGGCCGAGGTGGCACGGCGGGCCCAGACCATCCAGGCCGATCTGCGGGACGCCCGGCTGCGGCTGGCCGCCGACGATCTGGTGACCCGTAAGGCCGAGTTCGACAACACCAACGCCGCCGAGGCGACGCTGCGGCGTGAACACGACGAGGTCAGCGAACGGCTGGCGGTCGCGACCGCGGAACTGCAGGCGCAGGAGGCGGCGGTGGCGCGGCTGACCGAACGCGCGGAACTGGCCCAGCAGACCTGGTTCCGGCTGTCCGCCCTGGCCGAACGGGTGGGCGCGACCGTGCGGATCGCCACCGAGCGCGCCCAGCATCTGGACACCGAACCGGAGATCTCCACCGGCCCCGACCCCGATGAGTTGGAGGCCGAGGCCGACGAGATGGCGGCTCGCGAGGCGCAGCTGCAGGCCGAGCTGGCCGAGTCGCGGGAACAACTGGAAGCGGCCCGCGCCGAGCTGGCCGAACGCGAGCACGCGGCCGCGGAGGCCGAACGGGCCCATCTGGCCGCCGCGCGCGCGGAAGCCGACCGCCGCGAGGGGGTGGCCCGGCTGGCCGGGCAGGTCGACACCATGCGCACCCGGGTGGAGTCCATCGACGAGACGGTGGCCCGGTTGTCGGTGAGCATCGAGGAGGCCGCCGCCCGCGTGGAGCAGGCCCAGGCCGAATTCGAGACGGTGCAGGCCCGGGTCGGTGAGCTCGACGCCGGCGAGGTGGGGCTGGACGAACACCACGAACGCACCGTGGCCGCACTGCGGTTGGCCGATGAGCGGGTCACCGAGCTACAGGCCGCCGAACGCAGTGCCGAACGCCAGGTGGCGTCGCTGCGGGCGCGCATCGAAGCGCTGTCGGTCGGGCTGGAACGCAAGGACGGTGCCGCGTGGCTGTTGGAGAACCTCGGTGACGCAGGACTTTTCGGGTCAGTCGCCAACCTGATCCGGGTCCGTGAGGGCTATCAGGCCGCCATCGCCGCGGTGCTGGGCGCGGCCGCGGACGCGGTGGCGGCGGAGGACTTCGGCGCCGCCCGTGCGGCCGTTGCCGCACTGAAGGAATCCGACAGCGGGCGGGCGGCGATCGTGTTGGGCCACTGGTCCGGTGCGGTGCCGCCGATCGAGGCTGCTCTGCCCCGCGGCGCGGTGTGGGCGGTCGACCTCGTCGAGGTGCCGGACCGGATCCTTGGCGCGATCACCGCCATGCTGCACGGCGTCGTGGTCGTCGATGATCTGACGACCGGCCTGGATCTGGTGACGGCGCAACCGCAATTGCGGGCCGTCACCGTCGACGGGGATCTGGTCGGAGCGGGATGGATCGCCGGAGGTTCCGACCGCAAACCCTCCACGCTGGAGATCGCCGCCGAGATCGACAAGGCCCGGGCCGAACTCGAAGCAGCCGAGAAGCAGGTCGGCGAATTGAGCGCGGCGCTGTCCGGGGCGCTGGCCGAGCAGCAGGCCCGCCAGGACGCCGCCGAACAGGCGTTGGCCGCGCTCAACGAGTCCGACGCGGCTATCTCGGCGATCTACGAGACGCTGGGCCGGCTGGGCCAGGACGTCCGCGCCGCACAGAACGAGTATCAGCGGTTGACCAGACAGCGGGATGAGTTGGAGGCCAACCGCACCCGCACCGTCGAGGAGCTCGCCGAACTCGAAGAGCGGCTGCGTAACGCCGAGCAGGAACCGATCTTCGACGTCGAGCCGGTCGACCGGCAGGCGTCCCAGGCGGCCGCGGAGGCGGCGCGAGCGGTCGAGGTGGAGGCCCGGCTGGCCGTTCGCACCGCCGAGGAACGGGCCAACGCCGTTCGCGGACGGGCGGATTCGTTGCGGCGGGCGGCCGCGGCGGAACGCGAGGCCCGGGAGCGGGCGCGGCGGGCCCGGGAGGCGCGGGCACATGCCGCGGCGGTGGCCGCGGCGGTCGCAGAATCCGGCCGGCTGGTCGCCCAGCGGCTCGGCGCGGTGGTCGCGGTCGCCGCACGCACCCGTGACGAGCTGGCCGCCGAACGGCAGCAGCGGGCGGAGGCGCTGGCCCGGGTCCGCGAAGAGGTCAACGAACTGGGGGCGCGGATCACTGCGCTGACCGATGCGCTGCACCGCGACGAGGTCGCCAAGGCGCAGGCCGCGATGCGCATCGAACAGCTCGAAACCCAGGTGCTCGAACAGTTCGGGATGTCGGCCGACGATCTGATCGCCGAGTACGGCCCGCACGTGCCGCTGCCGCCCACCGAACTGGAGATGGCCGAGTACGAACAGGCCCTCGAGCGCGGTGAACAGGTCACCAAACCGGCGCCGATGCCCTACGACAGGGCCACCCAGGAGCGGCGGGCCAAACGCGCCGAACGGGAACTGGCCGAACTGGGCCGGGTGAACCCGCTGGCGCTCGAGGAGTTCGCCGCGCTGGAGGAGCGCTACAACTTCCTGTCCACCCAACTCGAGGACGTCAAGGCGGCGCGCAAGGACCTGCTCGACGTCATCGCCGACGTCGACCAGCGGATCCTGCAGTTGTTCGCCGAGGCCTACACCGATGTGGAGCGGGAGTTCCGCGAGGTGTTCGCCACCCTGTTCCCGGGTGGCGAGGGTCGGTTGTTGCTCACTGACCCGAACGACATGCTGACCACCGGGGTCGAGGTGGAGGCGCGTCCGCCCGGCAAGAAGATCAAACGGCTGTCGCTGCTGTCGGGTGGGGAGAAGTCGCTGACCGCGGTGGCGATGCTGGTCGCGATCTTCCGCGCCCGACCGTCACCGTTCTACGTGATGGACGAGGTGGAGGCTGCGCTCGACGACGTCAACCTGCGCCGGCTGATCTCGTTGTTCGAACAGCTGCGGGAACGCTCACAGCTGATCGTCATCACCCACCAGAAACCGACCATGGAAGTCGCCGACGCGCTGTACGGGGTGACCATGCGCGACGATGGCATCACCACGGTGATTTCCCAGCGGTTGCGGGGGCAGGAGTTGGTGGCCCAGCCGGGGTAG
- a CDS encoding PE domain-containing protein, giving the protein MAEELRVDTELVSAAGGRIKGLAEAIPAPPDVSAPGGEDALSAAIAKRMSEVVDPVIDALPTTKEELKQFAQNVVNAADKYDATDRQIAEEILKRIGAFDEPPAHGGGMPTGGSPTAASTSTAAGVGASAGGMAGASLGGSAGPVGGFEQMMNMPMQMAQQAAQMPMQMAGTVGQVPQQLAQGAQGAMEQVTQFSGPAAGDRHGHEDDRSVDGAESGNPPPEPEPQGPSAVTEQPEGDDDSGQRAPVESPSGFGRAQSNSELVL; this is encoded by the coding sequence ATGGCTGAGGAGCTGCGCGTCGATACCGAGTTGGTGAGCGCCGCGGGCGGACGAATCAAAGGACTAGCTGAAGCGATTCCGGCGCCACCTGACGTTTCTGCGCCGGGAGGCGAAGATGCGTTGTCGGCTGCCATCGCAAAGAGGATGTCTGAGGTGGTCGACCCAGTGATCGATGCGCTTCCGACGACGAAAGAAGAGCTCAAACAGTTTGCTCAGAACGTTGTGAATGCCGCCGATAAGTACGATGCGACGGATCGGCAGATCGCTGAAGAGATCCTGAAACGGATTGGTGCGTTCGATGAGCCGCCGGCTCACGGCGGAGGTATGCCCACCGGAGGTTCGCCGACGGCGGCCAGCACTTCCACGGCGGCGGGAGTGGGGGCATCTGCGGGCGGGATGGCCGGCGCTTCGCTCGGTGGCTCGGCCGGTCCGGTCGGCGGATTCGAACAGATGATGAATATGCCGATGCAAATGGCTCAGCAGGCCGCCCAGATGCCGATGCAGATGGCGGGCACAGTTGGTCAGGTACCGCAGCAACTAGCGCAGGGTGCGCAGGGCGCGATGGAGCAAGTGACTCAGTTCTCAGGACCGGCGGCAGGCGACCGGCATGGTCACGAAGACGATCGGTCCGTCGATGGCGCGGAATCGGGCAACCCTCCACCTGAGCCGGAACCGCAGGGGCCATCGGCCGTTACTGAACAGCCAGAAGGGGATGACGACAGCGGACAACGCGCGCCGGTGGAGTCACCTTCTGGTTTCGGTAGGGCTCAATCGAATTCGGAGTTAGTTCTGTGA
- the mads1 gene encoding methylation-associated defense system helix-turn-helix domain-containing protein MAD1: METTMAGGPEEIFTLEEVAAYLKVGKRTVYRLVAAHELPAFKVGGSWRFRRQEIDQWINEQTITEQSGGASSKRPHDV; encoded by the coding sequence TTGGAGACGACCATGGCCGGCGGGCCAGAAGAGATCTTCACCCTTGAGGAGGTAGCCGCCTACCTGAAGGTCGGGAAGCGAACGGTCTACCGCTTGGTGGCAGCCCACGAACTACCTGCGTTCAAGGTAGGCGGCTCCTGGCGCTTTCGCCGACAAGAGATCGACCAGTGGATCAATGAGCAAACGATCACCGAACAGTCAGGCGGTGCTTCAAGCAAACGCCCCCATGATGTCTAG
- a CDS encoding site-specific DNA-methyltransferase: MSAPYEQNQNPADKLRKIRELMLALVPADGSPIGNKALRREIETQLAKEGVSISDDDYWQAHSALVAQGLLVKGQGRGGSVRLPSNLVKDSSAGAERTPFELTTEERSTRSASEDSGKLTRAHKAHAVTKRQTAGDDANQILSYRHTDKRVNNPEVGMVNPRTDPDAGKTRWAYDPHLDPALQFDPQRSRIEKLIDDALASGDTVQMKAALEELKRLQSPYLNWAGKAERTSFEVDTVSLHVHERIDPASILSAVRKAMKGEGKSKGMEKALQPGLFDAPFENLPLRDAIDFYRHEKGWANRLIAGDSLLVMNSLLQKESMAGKVQMIYIDPPYGIKYGSNFQPFVNKRDVKDRKDEDLTQEPEMIKAFRDTWELGIHSYLTYLRDRLLLARELLHESGSAFVQISDENVHHVRELMDEIFGDKNFCSLIYFSTTTGQASRLLPSAGDYIVWYAKDRNKVKYRQLYLSKGDGNFASYSNAKRQDGSIIKLSKSQLESLSSLPGNWKIFSAQNLRSQGGGDDGARTFTTMGRPFDCGPNHHWKTPPNPGLERLARAHRIIINGDTPNYVRYIDDHPVFPINERWLDTAIAGFSGDSKQYVVVTPAKVIERCVLMSTDPGDLVLDPTCGSGTTAYVAEKWGRRWITCDTSRVAITLAKQRLMTASYDYYELKYPHEGLKGGFIYKTVPHVTLKWIANNPEIDDIYERMHPAIEKALAELNAALRASPPKPFAVTEGGRKGKKVDFSLPASQKEKLPSGEEVMAGALLEWEVPFDFPEDWPDAARKPFEAFHAARQAMQKRMDESIAAHADQEILYDQPQVAKNRLRITGPFTVEAAPFPTVKSLDEAAGPDEADASIARTGESGRQHQWRDELLKTGIRGRGGQVLKFADLEPLPSDPSIRHLHAIGHLDSGERVVVSFGPEHAALEQRQVAQALTEAEKLRPQPAFIVFCAFTFDPEAAKDIDETRWPGVTLLKAQMNTDLLTEDLKKARASNQSFWLMGQPDVEVRQRKDGLYEVEVHGFDYFDTVKGELVSGGKSKIAMWSLDTDYDERSLFPRQMFFPMAGKGEGWEKLKKNIRAELDESRLQSFHGTVSLPFEAGEHRKVAVKIVDDRGIESLKVINLD, encoded by the coding sequence TTGTCTGCACCTTATGAACAAAACCAGAATCCTGCTGACAAGCTTCGCAAGATCAGGGAGCTGATGCTGGCCCTGGTGCCGGCAGACGGCTCTCCAATCGGAAACAAAGCGCTAAGGCGGGAGATTGAGACCCAACTCGCGAAGGAAGGGGTTTCGATAAGTGACGACGACTACTGGCAGGCCCATAGCGCTCTGGTTGCACAAGGCCTTCTGGTCAAGGGCCAGGGGCGCGGAGGGTCCGTACGACTCCCTTCAAATCTTGTGAAAGATTCCAGCGCTGGCGCAGAACGCACTCCGTTCGAGCTAACGACGGAGGAGCGTTCAACCCGCAGTGCAAGTGAAGACTCCGGGAAACTGACTCGGGCACACAAGGCACATGCGGTCACAAAGCGCCAGACGGCAGGGGATGATGCCAACCAGATCCTCTCCTACCGCCACACCGACAAGCGGGTGAACAACCCCGAGGTCGGCATGGTGAACCCCAGGACCGACCCGGATGCCGGCAAGACCCGCTGGGCCTACGACCCGCACCTGGACCCGGCCCTGCAGTTCGACCCGCAGCGCAGCCGCATCGAGAAGCTGATCGACGACGCGCTCGCCTCGGGTGACACAGTGCAGATGAAGGCCGCGCTGGAGGAGCTGAAGCGGCTGCAGAGCCCCTACCTCAACTGGGCCGGCAAGGCCGAGCGCACGAGCTTCGAGGTGGACACCGTCAGCCTGCACGTGCACGAGCGCATCGACCCGGCCAGCATCCTGTCGGCCGTGCGCAAGGCCATGAAGGGCGAAGGCAAGAGCAAGGGCATGGAGAAGGCCCTCCAGCCCGGCCTGTTCGATGCGCCGTTCGAGAACCTGCCGCTGCGTGACGCGATCGACTTCTACCGCCATGAGAAAGGCTGGGCCAACCGCCTGATCGCCGGCGACTCCCTGCTGGTCATGAACAGCCTGCTGCAGAAGGAGAGCATGGCCGGCAAGGTGCAGATGATCTACATCGACCCGCCCTACGGCATCAAGTACGGCTCCAACTTCCAGCCCTTCGTCAACAAGCGCGACGTGAAGGACCGCAAGGACGAAGACCTGACGCAGGAACCCGAGATGATCAAGGCGTTCCGGGATACCTGGGAGCTGGGCATTCATTCATACCTGACATATCTACGAGATCGGCTATTGCTGGCGCGAGAGCTACTACACGAATCCGGAAGCGCGTTCGTACAAATTAGCGACGAAAACGTTCATCACGTGCGAGAGTTGATGGACGAAATCTTTGGTGACAAGAACTTTTGCTCACTTATATATTTCTCAACAACCACCGGACAGGCATCAAGACTTCTTCCATCGGCAGGAGATTACATCGTCTGGTATGCCAAAGATAGAAATAAAGTAAAGTACCGACAGCTCTATTTGTCGAAAGGCGATGGAAATTTCGCAAGTTACTCGAACGCGAAGCGCCAAGACGGCAGCATCATCAAGCTATCCAAGAGCCAATTAGAAAGTCTTTCTTCACTTCCTGGCAACTGGAAAATCTTCTCCGCACAGAATCTCCGCTCTCAGGGTGGTGGCGATGACGGCGCTCGCACCTTTACAACCATGGGTAGACCATTTGACTGCGGCCCCAATCACCACTGGAAAACCCCACCGAACCCTGGATTAGAGCGGCTTGCACGAGCACATCGGATAATCATCAATGGAGACACACCAAATTACGTTCGTTATATAGATGATCACCCGGTATTTCCTATCAATGAAAGATGGCTTGATACGGCTATTGCCGGATTCTCTGGGGACTCAAAGCAATATGTAGTTGTCACACCGGCCAAAGTCATCGAACGCTGTGTCTTGATGTCAACTGACCCAGGCGACCTAGTGCTTGATCCCACCTGCGGCTCAGGCACCACTGCTTATGTCGCCGAAAAATGGGGCCGCCGCTGGATCACCTGCGACACCTCGCGCGTGGCCATCACGCTGGCCAAGCAGCGCCTGATGACGGCGAGCTATGACTACTACGAGCTGAAGTACCCGCACGAGGGCCTGAAGGGCGGCTTCATCTACAAGACCGTGCCGCATGTGACGCTCAAGTGGATCGCCAACAACCCGGAGATCGACGACATCTACGAGCGCATGCATCCGGCAATCGAGAAGGCGTTGGCCGAGCTCAACGCCGCCCTGCGCGCGTCGCCGCCGAAGCCGTTTGCCGTGACCGAGGGCGGCCGCAAAGGGAAGAAGGTCGATTTCTCGCTCCCTGCGTCGCAGAAGGAAAAGCTGCCGTCTGGCGAGGAAGTGATGGCCGGCGCCCTGCTGGAATGGGAAGTGCCCTTCGACTTCCCGGAGGACTGGCCGGACGCTGCCCGCAAGCCGTTCGAGGCCTTCCACGCGGCCCGGCAGGCCATGCAGAAGCGGATGGACGAGTCCATCGCCGCCCATGCTGACCAGGAAATCCTCTACGACCAGCCGCAGGTGGCCAAGAACAGGCTGCGCATCACCGGCCCGTTCACGGTGGAGGCGGCGCCCTTCCCCACCGTGAAATCGCTGGATGAGGCAGCGGGACCGGACGAGGCCGATGCCAGCATTGCCCGCACCGGCGAATCCGGCCGCCAGCACCAGTGGCGCGACGAGCTGCTCAAGACCGGCATCCGCGGGCGCGGCGGCCAGGTGCTCAAGTTTGCTGATCTGGAGCCGCTGCCCTCCGATCCCAGCATCCGCCACCTGCACGCCATCGGCCATCTCGACAGCGGCGAACGCGTGGTCGTGAGCTTCGGGCCGGAACATGCCGCACTGGAGCAGCGGCAGGTCGCCCAGGCGCTGACCGAGGCCGAGAAGCTGCGCCCGCAGCCGGCCTTTATCGTGTTCTGCGCCTTCACCTTCGACCCGGAGGCGGCCAAGGACATCGACGAGACGCGCTGGCCGGGCGTGACCCTGCTCAAGGCGCAGATGAACACGGACCTGTTGACCGAGGACCTGAAGAAGGCCCGCGCCAGCAACCAGAGCTTCTGGCTGATGGGCCAGCCGGACGTCGAGGTGCGCCAGCGCAAGGATGGCCTGTACGAGGTGGAGGTGCACGGCTTCGATTACTTCGACACCGTGAAGGGCGAACTGGTCTCCGGCGGCAAGAGCAAGATCGCCATGTGGTCGCTGGATACGGACTACGACGAGCGTTCCCTGTTCCCGCGCCAGATGTTCTTCCCCATGGCAGGCAAGGGCGAAGGCTGGGAGAAGCTGAAGAAGAACATCCGCGCCGAGCTGGACGAATCTCGCCTGCAATCGTTCCACGGCACCGTCAGCCTGCCGTTCGAAGCGGGCGAGCACCGCAAGGTCGCGGTGAAGATCGTGGATGACCGCGGCATCGAATCGCTCAAAGTGATCAACCTGGATTGA